From a single Halococcus hamelinensis 100A6 genomic region:
- a CDS encoding DNA-directed RNA polymerase subunit B'', translated as SEMCIRDRCNISGIDDEELIELGEDPADPGGYFIVNGSERVLMTSEDLAPNKILAEYDSKYGDEIQVAKTFSQRRGYRALVLCERNREGLLEVSFPSVSGSIDFVTLVRALGLESDEEIVHRVSDDPEVVKFMLENLEEADVQTEEEAIETLGERVASGQGKNYQLKRANYVIDRYLLPHLHEEGVDDEDVRINKAFYLCRMAEACFELALGRREADDKDHYANKRLKVSGDLMTDLFRTALNKLARDVKYQLERANMRNRQLSVNTVVRSDVLTERLEHPIATGNWVGGRSGVSQLVDRTDYMGVLSHLRRLRSPLSRSQPHFEARDLHATQWGRICPSETPEGPNCGLVKNFAQSMELSQDIDDERELKRELATMGVEGIPGIEGVTPSAD; from the coding sequence CATCAGAGATGTGTATAAGAGACAGGTGCAACATCTCGGGGATCGACGACGAGGAGCTCATCGAACTCGGCGAGGACCCCGCCGACCCCGGCGGCTACTTCATCGTCAACGGCTCCGAGCGCGTGCTGATGACCAGCGAGGACCTCGCGCCGAACAAGATCCTCGCCGAGTACGACTCGAAGTACGGCGACGAGATCCAGGTCGCCAAGACCTTCAGCCAGCGCCGTGGCTATCGCGCGCTCGTGCTGTGTGAACGCAACCGGGAGGGGCTGCTCGAGGTCTCCTTCCCGAGCGTCTCGGGTTCGATCGACTTCGTGACGCTGGTTCGGGCGCTGGGGCTCGAATCCGACGAGGAGATCGTCCACCGGGTCTCGGACGACCCCGAGGTCGTGAAGTTCATGCTCGAGAACTTAGAGGAGGCCGACGTCCAGACCGAGGAGGAGGCGATCGAGACCCTCGGCGAGCGCGTCGCCAGCGGCCAGGGCAAGAACTACCAGCTCAAACGCGCCAACTACGTCATCGACCGCTACCTCCTGCCCCACCTCCACGAGGAGGGCGTCGACGACGAGGACGTTCGTATCAACAAGGCGTTCTATCTCTGCCGGATGGCCGAGGCCTGTTTCGAACTCGCGCTCGGTCGGCGCGAGGCCGACGACAAGGACCACTACGCCAACAAGCGCCTCAAAGTCTCCGGCGACCTGATGACCGACCTGTTCCGCACGGCCCTGAACAAGCTCGCGCGCGACGTGAAGTACCAGCTCGAACGCGCGAACATGCGAAACCGGCAGCTCTCGGTCAACACCGTGGTTCGTTCGGACGTGCTGACCGAGCGGCTCGAACACCCGATCGCGACGGGTAACTGGGTCGGCGGGCGTTCGGGTGTCAGTCAGCTCGTCGACCGCACGGACTACATGGGCGTTCTCTCCCACCTCCGGCGGCTCCGCAGCCCGCTCTCCCGGAGTCAGCCCCACTTCGAGGCCCGCGACCTCCACGCGACGCAGTGGGGACGCATCTGTCCCTCCGAGACGCCGGAGGGGCCGAACTGTGGGCTGGTGAAGAACTTCGCGCAGTCGATGGAGCTCTCCCAGGACATCGACGACGAACGGGAACTGAAACGAGAACTCGCCACGATGGGGGTCGAGGGGATCCCCGGCAT